One region of Acidobacteriota bacterium genomic DNA includes:
- a CDS encoding DUF721 domain-containing protein, whose translation MERAGTGLRKIVVEALSKAPPEEAAVLAWPLVCGTAVADKTKAIELSAGVLRVEVPDAGWRNQLHGFLPHYLESLNRITNGKVERIEFVFPGHERKEPQRSSDFNPALNSKTRRDK comes from the coding sequence ATGGAACGCGCCGGCACAGGATTGCGCAAGATCGTGGTCGAGGCGCTGAGCAAGGCGCCGCCAGAAGAGGCTGCCGTGCTCGCGTGGCCGCTGGTCTGCGGTACCGCCGTCGCCGATAAGACGAAGGCCATCGAACTCTCCGCCGGCGTGCTGCGCGTCGAAGTGCCAGACGCCGGCTGGCGCAACCAGCTCCACGGATTCCTGCCGCACTATCTCGAATCGCTGAACCGCATCACCAACGGCAAGGTCGAGCGCATCGAGTTCGTCTTTCCGGGGCATGAGCGCAAGGAGCCTCAGCGCTCGTCCGACTTCAACCCCGCCTTGAACTCAAAGACCCGGCGAGACAAATGA
- the gatC gene encoding Asp-tRNA(Asn)/Glu-tRNA(Gln) amidotransferase subunit GatC, producing MKVSDKDVLHVASLANLELTAEERVRMLKDLNAVLDHIDMLNQVDTNAVPPMAFVAGDETGVTPLREDRTRPSLPRDEALSNAPDTGVVDGQPTFFKVPKVIER from the coding sequence ATGAAGGTCTCCGACAAAGACGTGCTCCACGTCGCCAGCCTGGCGAACCTCGAGCTCACCGCCGAAGAACGCGTGCGCATGTTAAAAGACCTGAACGCCGTGCTTGACCACATCGACATGCTCAACCAAGTTGACACCAATGCAGTCCCGCCCATGGCGTTCGTCGCCGGTGACGAAACCGGCGTCACGCCTCTTCGCGAGGACCGCACACGCCCCTCGCTGCCCCGCGACGAAGCCCTCAGCAACGCGCCCGATACGGGCGTGGTCGATGGCCAGCCCACATTCTTCAAAGTCCCCAAGGTCATCGAGCGATGA
- the gatA gene encoding Asp-tRNA(Asn)/Glu-tRNA(Gln) amidotransferase subunit GatA, which yields MDPTLLTVESTRVALQEKQFSAQTLVETLHARIEKDDTHAWLIYPPERALAQAAAIDRLADKGDALPPLAGVPIGIKDVISTRGLRTTAGSKMLQHYFPVYDATAVARLEAAGAIILGKTNCDEFAMGSSNENSAYGVVKNPHDKSRVPGGSSGGSAAAVANGTAVAALGSDTGGSIRQPAAFCGIVGLMPTYGRVSRYGLIAFASSLDRIGPMTRSVKDAALILQHIAGHDALDPTCANVPVPDYAAEIGKPVKGLRVGVPREYFGEGLDEEVRASVEAAVEKISELGCEVVPISLPHTKYAIPTYYVLATAEASSNLARYDGVRYGFRVGLNDKGHPKTLTEMYRQTRDEGFGYEVKRRIMLGTYVLSAGYYDAYYLKAQRVRALLTRDLDNAFTTVDAIVTPTTPTAAFKLGEKAGNPLAMYLADIYTVTANLAGVPGISIPCGKTKSGLPIGLQILARRFDEPTLFRLGHAYEHARGAF from the coding sequence ATGGACCCCACCCTTCTCACCGTCGAATCCACCCGCGTCGCCCTCCAGGAGAAGCAATTCTCCGCCCAGACGCTGGTCGAGACGCTGCACGCGCGCATCGAGAAAGACGACACTCACGCCTGGTTGATCTATCCGCCCGAGCGCGCGCTCGCGCAGGCCGCCGCCATCGACCGCCTCGCCGACAAAGGTGACGCGCTGCCCCCGCTTGCCGGCGTGCCCATCGGCATCAAGGACGTGATCTCCACGCGCGGGCTTCGTACTACCGCCGGTTCGAAGATGTTGCAGCATTACTTTCCCGTTTACGACGCCACCGCGGTCGCGCGCCTGGAAGCGGCGGGCGCGATCATCCTCGGCAAAACCAACTGCGACGAGTTCGCCATGGGCTCGTCGAACGAGAACTCGGCGTACGGCGTGGTGAAGAATCCGCACGACAAGTCGCGCGTTCCCGGTGGCTCGAGCGGCGGCTCGGCGGCGGCAGTCGCCAACGGCACCGCGGTCGCCGCGCTGGGCTCGGATACTGGCGGGTCGATCCGCCAACCGGCTGCATTTTGCGGCATCGTCGGACTCATGCCCACCTACGGGCGCGTCTCGCGCTACGGCCTCATCGCTTTCGCGTCGTCCCTCGATCGCATCGGTCCGATGACGCGCTCGGTGAAGGATGCCGCCCTCATCTTGCAGCACATCGCGGGGCACGATGCGCTCGATCCCACCTGCGCGAATGTGCCGGTGCCGGATTACGCTGCCGAGATCGGCAAGCCGGTGAAGGGATTAAGGGTTGGTGTCCCCAGGGAATATTTCGGCGAAGGCCTCGACGAGGAAGTCCGTGCCTCGGTCGAGGCGGCGGTCGAGAAGATCAGCGAGCTCGGCTGCGAGGTCGTTCCCATCTCGCTGCCGCACACCAAGTATGCGATCCCGACGTATTACGTGCTGGCGACCGCGGAGGCCAGCTCGAACCTCGCGCGTTACGACGGCGTCCGCTACGGCTTCCGCGTTGGTTTGAATGACAAAGGTCATCCGAAGACGCTCACCGAGATGTACCGCCAGACGCGCGACGAAGGTTTTGGCTACGAGGTCAAGCGTCGCATCATGCTCGGCACCTATGTGCTCTCCGCCGGATACTACGATGCCTACTATCTCAAGGCACAGCGCGTACGCGCGTTGCTCACGCGCGATCTCGATAACGCCTTCACCACGGTCGATGCCATCGTCACCCCCACCACGCCCACCGCCGCGTTCAAGCTCGGCGAAAAGGCGGGGAACCCGCTCGCCATGTACCTCGCCGACATCTACACCGTCACCGCTAACCTAGCCGGCGTGCCCGGGATCTCGATCCCGTGCGGCAAGACCAAGTCGGGCCTGCCCATCGGCCTGCAGATCCTCGCGCGCCGCTTCGACGAGCCCACCCTCTTCCGACTCGGCCACGCGTACGAACACGCGCGCGGCGCCTTCTGA
- a CDS encoding FmdE family protein has translation MKTLDEFLADAAQAHGHLCAGQVLGVRMAMLGLEKLGIEDPRGKDRKRLVTFVEIDRCATDAVAVVTGCRLGKRALKFRDWGKVAATFIDVASGRAVRIAAKESSKELARRAHPELADKNQQQMLAYRELAIDDLFDVRWVKVALGPEEFPGYKGARTVCALCGEGINFRREVQRDGKTLCRSCAGESYYEPL, from the coding sequence ATGAAAACATTGGATGAATTCCTCGCCGACGCCGCGCAAGCCCACGGACATCTCTGCGCCGGCCAGGTGCTGGGCGTGCGCATGGCCATGCTCGGCCTGGAAAAACTCGGCATCGAAGACCCGCGCGGCAAAGACCGCAAGCGCCTGGTGACGTTCGTAGAGATCGATCGCTGCGCCACCGACGCCGTGGCCGTGGTCACCGGCTGCCGCCTGGGAAAGCGCGCGCTGAAGTTCCGCGACTGGGGAAAAGTCGCGGCCACGTTCATCGACGTGGCCAGCGGACGCGCGGTGCGCATCGCGGCGAAGGAATCCTCGAAGGAGCTGGCGCGGCGGGCGCATCCCGAACTGGCCGACAAGAACCAGCAGCAGATGCTGGCCTACCGCGAGCTCGCGATCGACGACCTGTTCGACGTCCGCTGGGTGAAGGTCGCGCTCGGGCCCGAGGAATTTCCGGGATACAAAGGCGCGCGTACGGTGTGTGCGCTTTGCGGCGAAGGCATCAACTTCCGCCGCGAGGTGCAGCGTGACGGCAAAACGCTGTGCCGCTCGTGCGCCGGCGAGAGTTATTACGAACCGCTCTGA
- the sppA gene encoding signal peptide peptidase SppA, whose translation MDPMDPNQPPQPPYQAPQQPTYAPPVSYSPPPPFLASPPPGGGPQSKKPRVWLWVVIGGGAFFAFLLAVFLLIYFSVKTDNHNAEFSGFGDKIAVVDIEGVIFEPRTVVKQLKKYGDDDSVKAIILHMDTPGGGVAASQEIYTAVKRIREEKKKKVVTSIETVGASGGYYIASASDKIFANPGSVVGSIGVIAEWYNYEDLVKWAKLKPITFKTGEFKDTGSPTRELTPREKEYLQGLINDMYGQFMGAVSEGRKMKLEDVKALADGRVWTGKQGKDLKLVDEIGDFQACIADTAKSVGIQGEPTIVHPEPQRRTLADVLFGDISELLPSKARLLETHVGFYYLWK comes from the coding sequence ATGGACCCGATGGACCCCAACCAGCCGCCCCAGCCGCCGTATCAGGCGCCGCAGCAGCCGACCTACGCGCCGCCGGTCTCGTACTCCCCGCCGCCTCCGTTCCTCGCTTCGCCGCCGCCGGGCGGTGGTCCGCAGAGTAAGAAACCGCGCGTGTGGCTCTGGGTGGTGATCGGCGGGGGCGCCTTCTTCGCCTTCCTGCTCGCCGTCTTCCTGCTTATCTATTTCAGCGTGAAGACGGATAACCACAACGCCGAGTTCTCCGGCTTTGGCGACAAGATCGCGGTCGTGGATATCGAGGGCGTCATCTTCGAGCCGCGCACCGTGGTGAAGCAGTTGAAGAAATATGGCGACGACGATTCCGTCAAAGCCATCATCCTGCACATGGATACCCCGGGCGGTGGCGTCGCCGCTTCGCAGGAGATCTACACCGCGGTCAAGCGCATCCGCGAGGAGAAGAAGAAGAAGGTCGTCACCTCCATCGAGACGGTCGGCGCTTCCGGCGGCTACTACATCGCCTCCGCCAGCGACAAGATCTTCGCCAATCCGGGCTCGGTCGTGGGCTCGATCGGGGTGATCGCCGAGTGGTACAACTACGAAGACCTGGTCAAGTGGGCGAAGCTCAAGCCCATCACCTTCAAGACCGGAGAATTCAAAGACACGGGCTCGCCCACGCGCGAGCTCACTCCGCGCGAAAAGGAATACCTGCAAGGCCTGATCAACGACATGTATGGCCAGTTCATGGGCGCCGTCTCCGAGGGCCGCAAGATGAAGCTCGAAGATGTGAAGGCGCTCGCCGACGGCCGCGTCTGGACCGGCAAGCAAGGCAAAGACCTCAAGCTGGTGGATGAGATCGGCGACTTCCAAGCCTGCATCGCGGACACGGCAAAGTCGGTCGGCATCCAGGGCGAGCCGACTATCGTGCATCCCGAGCCGCAGCGCCGTACCTTGGCCGACGTGCTTTTCGGAGACATCAGTGAACTGCTTCCCAGCAAGGCTCGTTTGCTTGAGACCCACGTCGGGTTCTACTATCTGTGGAAATAG
- a CDS encoding integration host factor subunit beta: MTKADLIDEVSRLAELTRKDSEVIVETIFDSVVHSLRAGDKIEIRGFGSFRTRQRKPRVGRNPKTGARVEVPAKRIPYFKPSKELKDLVNTGEKH, translated from the coding sequence ATGACGAAAGCCGATCTGATCGACGAGGTATCGCGCCTGGCGGAGTTGACTCGCAAAGACAGCGAAGTGATCGTTGAGACCATCTTCGATAGCGTGGTGCACTCGCTGCGCGCCGGCGACAAGATCGAGATCCGCGGTTTTGGCAGCTTCCGCACCCGCCAGCGCAAGCCGCGCGTGGGACGCAATCCCAAGACGGGCGCGCGCGTCGAGGTCCCGGCAAAGCGTATCCCTTACTTCAAGCCGTCAAAGGAACTGAAGGACCTGGTCAACACCGGCGAAAAGCATTAG
- a CDS encoding ABC transporter permease, with amino-acid sequence MFWQIIGMALSTIRGNKLRSFLTILGIVIGITTVVAIAAVIQGLNGWFAHQVSSLGSNIVTVTRLPQFSGRFPTEEERQRKELTRDDAEAVRLEAKNVEMVTSILALDFQRFPNPNVRSGRIHAANVKVFGVEPDYMNVYVSFVRSGRFLSEGDVYHRAPVVVLGATVAETMFPSQDPVGKTVFFENDSFEVIGVLEKRGSIFGFDRDNFIWLPITTMLKLHPESKDGLTIAMKANSQEAIPLVMDQVTELMRRRRHVPSNQPNSFDVGSQNQFIDFYKALTGGAYLVAIVVASIGLMVGGIGVMNIMLVSVTERTREIGVRKAIGARRSHILLQFLLEAMVLTGIGGVIGIILGSLISVLVNWLSPVPSAMPVFWIALAFAVSVSVGLFFGIYPAARAAALDPIEALRYE; translated from the coding sequence CGTTCCTCACCATCCTCGGCATCGTGATCGGCATCACCACGGTGGTCGCCATCGCCGCCGTGATCCAGGGACTGAATGGATGGTTCGCGCACCAGGTCTCCAGCCTGGGCTCGAACATTGTTACCGTCACGCGCCTGCCGCAGTTTTCCGGACGCTTTCCCACGGAAGAAGAACGGCAGCGCAAGGAATTGACGCGCGACGATGCTGAGGCGGTGCGCCTGGAAGCGAAGAACGTGGAGATGGTGACCAGCATCCTGGCACTCGACTTCCAGAGATTTCCCAACCCGAACGTGCGCAGCGGACGCATCCATGCGGCGAACGTGAAGGTGTTCGGCGTGGAGCCCGACTACATGAATGTCTACGTTTCCTTCGTCCGTTCCGGGCGCTTCCTCAGCGAGGGCGACGTCTACCATCGCGCGCCCGTGGTGGTGCTGGGCGCCACCGTGGCGGAGACCATGTTTCCCAGCCAGGATCCGGTCGGCAAGACGGTGTTTTTCGAGAACGACTCCTTCGAGGTCATCGGCGTGCTGGAGAAGCGCGGCTCCATCTTCGGCTTCGATCGCGACAACTTCATCTGGCTGCCGATCACGACGATGCTGAAGCTGCATCCGGAATCGAAGGACGGCCTGACCATCGCGATGAAGGCGAATTCGCAGGAAGCGATCCCGCTGGTGATGGACCAGGTGACGGAGCTGATGCGGCGGCGGCGGCACGTGCCCAGCAACCAGCCCAACTCGTTCGACGTGGGCTCGCAGAATCAGTTCATCGATTTCTACAAAGCGCTGACCGGCGGCGCGTACCTGGTGGCCATCGTGGTCGCGTCCATCGGACTGATGGTCGGCGGCATCGGCGTGATGAACATCATGCTGGTGTCGGTGACGGAGCGCACGCGCGAGATCGGCGTGCGTAAAGCCATTGGCGCGCGGCGCAGCCACATCCTGCTGCAATTCCTGCTGGAAGCGATGGTGCTCACCGGCATCGGTGGCGTGATCGGGATCATCCTGGGCTCGCTCATCAGCGTGCTGGTCAACTGGCTCTCGCCCGTGCCCTCGGCCATGCCGGTGTTCTGGATCGCGCTGGCGTTCGCGGTATCGGTCTCGGTGGGATTGTTCTTCGGGATCTATCCAGCGGCGCGGGCGGCGGCGCTCGATCCTATCGAGGCGTTGCGGTATGAGTAG